One Cyprinus carpio isolate SPL01 unplaced genomic scaffold, ASM1834038v1 S000006701, whole genome shotgun sequence DNA window includes the following coding sequences:
- the LOC109103899 gene encoding junctional adhesion molecule 3B-like, with protein sequence MAMGRQTLSLVLFSWLCKSTAFAVILRTTEKSVWTNEFESIELTCLIESISTNNPRIEWKKIKNGVPSYVYFQNKISGDLEHRALLREPANLLILNASRSDTAQYRCEVAAIDDQKPFDEILISLSVRVKPVMPRCSVPEAVTVGSSTELHCIENEGFPQSQYQWFKNNEELPEDPKTSSKFYNSSYTMNTETGSLKFRSVKKEDAGEYYCQARNEAGWSKCSPQTMEVYDVDIVGIFLKVLGGVAAFIFVIVGICQIQKSGYCSCKDHRETNYKVPQHDNRMDYASPDEGHFRHKSSFVI encoded by the exons ATGGCGATGGGACGTCAAACGCTTTCCTTGGTGCTCTTCTCATGGCTGT GCAAGAGTACTGCTTTTGCTGTAATACTCCGAACAACTGAAAAATCTGTATGGACAAATGAATTTGAGT CAATTGAGTTGACCTGCTTGATAGAGTCCATTTCTACAAACAATCCCAGAATTGAatggaagaaaattaaaaatggtgtACCCAGCTATGtgtatttccaaaataaaatttcag GTGACTTGGAGCACAGGGCTTTGCTGAGAGAGCCTGCAAACCTTCTGATCCTGAACGCCAGCAGATCGGACACGGCTCAGTATCGCTGTGAGGTGGCGGCCATCGACGACCAGAAGCCCTTTGATGAAATACTAATCAGTCTCTCTGTAAGAG TGAAGCCGGTGATGCCCAGGTGTAGTGTGCCGGAGGCAGTTACAGTAGGTTCAAGCACTGAACTGCACTGTATTGAGAACGAAGGCTTTCCACAGTCACAGTATCAGTGGTTCAAAAACAATGAGGAGCTGCCAGAAGACCCAAAAACCAGCAGCAAGTTCTACAATTCTTCATACACCATGAACACTGAGACTGGTTCGCTG AAATTCCGCTCGGTGAAGAAAGAGGATGCAGGTGAATACTATTGCCAGGCCAGGAATGAGGCAGGATGGTCTAAATGCAGTCCTCAGACCATGGAAGTTT ATGATGTGGACATTGTGGGAATATTTCTGAAGGTGTTGGGTGGAGTGGCAGCATTTATATTTGTCATTGTGGGGATCTGTCAGATTCAGAAAAGTGGCTACTGTTCCTGCAAGGATCATAGGGAAACCAA TTACAAAGTACCCCAACATGACAATAGGATGGACTATGCCAGTCCAGATGAG GGACATTTCCGCCACAAGTCCTCCTTTGTCATATAA